The genomic DNA TAAGTATTAAAACGAGTGAGTAAGATTGAGTTAAACGAGCTTGACATTAAACGAGTCGATCATGAGTTAAATAGGCTAGATTATCTAGGTATTCATTCCTTTTGAATTTGAACATAAGCAATATATTATACGCATATACAATTTaacaaaattacaaaataaaaattaataataataataaataggtTTCTTTGGCCAATTTTGGATATCAAATTcctaattttaattttaagtaGAATTAAAATGATTAACTTTTATTCAAGGAAGCATTTTAAACTTAGCAAACTATAGACATATGGTAGGAGGGTCTTTGGAGGGAAGAAAGGGATCCACGTTTGGTTATCATGcgaaaaaaaatacaaataataTTTGTGTCAATGGCCTTTTGCCCTATTACTAGCATTAGGTGTTTATTGCTATCTGCTATCAAAATGGTGCAAATTATGATATTTGTACTTTAGTCTAATATTCTATTacgaatatattaaaatatcaaaataATATAAATAGGAGTAAGTTTTTAGACTATTCTACTTTTCGAAACAGTGCaactaattattattttttacatGATAAATTACATAAGACATGAGGGTGAGGTAAGTGGTTATCCTAATGTTCAATCTCTTTACATCTTTTATCAGTAATACGTATAATTAAGTATCAAAACGAGTGAGTAAGATTGAGTTAAACGAGCTTGAGATTAAACGAGTCGATCATGAGTTAAATAGGCTCGATTATCTAGGtgtttatttcttttgaattTGAACATAAACACTATATTATACGCGTTTACAATTTAACAAAACtacaaaataaaaattaataataataagtaCGTTTCTGTGGCCAATTTTGGATATCAAATttctaattttaattttaagtaGAATTAAAATGATTAACTTTTATTCTGAGATGTATGACTTAGCAAACTACAGACATTTGGTAGGGGGGCTTTGGAGCGAAGAAAGGGATCCATGTTTGGTCATCATgcggaaaaaaaaaacagataatATTTGTGTTAATGGCCTTTTGCCCTAGTAGTAGCATTAGGTGTTTATTGCTATCTGCTATCAAAATGGTGCAAATTGTGATATTTGTACTTTATTCTAATATTCTATTACgaatatattaaaaatatcaaaataataTAAATAGGAATAAGTTTTTAGATTATTCTACTTTTTGAAACAGTgcaactaattatttttttacatataaattacatataaCATGCGGGTGAGGTAAGTGGCTCTCCAAATGTTCAGTCTCTTTACATCTTTTATCAGTAACACGTATAATTAAGTATTAAAACGAGTGAGTAAGATTGAGTTAAACGAGCTTGACATGAAACGAGTCGATCATGAGTTAAATAGGCTACATTATCTAGGTATTCATTCCTTTTGAATTTGAACATAAGCACTATATTATACGCGTATACAATTTaacaaaattacaaaataaaaatgaaCAATAATAAATAGGTTTCTGTGGCCAATTTTGGATATCAAATTcctaattttaattttaagtaGAATTAAAATGATTAACTTTTATTCAGGGATGCATTTTAAACTTAGCAAACTACAGACATTCGGTAGGAGGGTCTTTGGAGCGAAGAAAGGGATCCATGTTTGGTTATCATGCGAAAAAAAATACAGATAATATTTGGGTCAATGGCCTTTTGCCCTATTACTAGCATTAGGTGTTTATTGCTATCTACTATGCAAATTATGATATTTATACTTTATTCTAATATTCTATTACGAATATATTAAAAATTTCAAAATAATATAAATAGGAGTAAGTTTTTAGATTATTTCACTTTTCGAAACAGTgcaactaattatttttttacatgATAAATTACATATAACATTCGGGTGAGTTAAGTGGTTCTCCTAATGTTCAATCTCTTTACATCTTTTATCAGTAATACGTATAATTAAGTATCAAAACGAGTGAGTAAGATTGAGTTAAACGAGCTTGAGATTAAACGAGTCGATCATGAGTTAAATAGGCTCGATTATCTAGGTATTTATTCCTTTTGAATTTGAACATAAGCACTATATTATACGCGTTTACAATTTAACAAAACtacaaaataaaaattaataataataagtaCATTTCTGTGGCCaattttggatatcaaaatcctaattttaattttaagtaGAATTAAAATGATTAACTTTTATTCTGGGATGCATGACTTAGCAAACTACAGACATTTGGTAGGAGGGTCTTTGGAGCGAAGAAAGGGATCCATGTTTGGTCATCAtgcgaaaaaaaaaaaacagataatatttttgtcaaTTGCCTTTTGCCCTAGTAGTAGCATTAGGTGTTTATTGCTATCTGCTATCAAAATGGTGCAAATTGTGATATTTGTACTTTATTCTAATATTCTATTACgaatatattaaaaatatcaaaataataTAAATAGGAGTAAGTTTTTAGATTATTATACTTTTCGAAACAGTgcaactaattatttttttacatgATAAATTACATAATAACATGCGGGTGAGGTAAGTGGTTCTCCTAATGTTCAATCTCTTTACATCTTTTATCAGTAATACGTATAATTAAGTTTCAAAACGAGTGAGTAAGATTGAGTTAAACGAGCTTCAGATTAAATGAGTCGATCATGAGTTAAATAGGCTAGATTATCTAGGTATTCATTCGTTTTGAATTTGAACATAAGCATTATATTATACGCGTATACAATTTAACAAACCtacaaaataaaaattaaaaataataaatacgtTTCTTTGGCCAATTTTGGATATCAAATTcctaattttaattttaagtaGAATTAAAATGATTAACTTTTATTCAGGGACGCATTACTTAGCAAACTACAAACATTTGGTAGGAGCGGCTTTGGAGCGAAGCAAGGGATCCATGTTTGGTTATCATGCGAAAAAAACGGATAATATTTGTGTCAATGGCCTTTTGCCCTAGTAGTAGCATTAGGTGTTTATTGCTATCTGCTATCAAAATGGTGCAAATTATGATTTTTGTACTTTATTCTAATATTCTATTACgcatatattaaaaatatcaaaataataTAAATAGAAATAAGTTTTTAGATTATTCTACTTTTTGAAACAGTgcaactaattatttttttacatgATAAATTACATATAACATGCGGGTGAGGTAAGTGGTTCTCCTAATGTTCAATCTCTTTACATCTTTTATCAGTAATACGTATAATTAAGTATCAAAACGAGTGAGTAAGATTGAGTTAAACGAGCTTGAGATTAAACGAGTCGATCATGAGTTAAATAGGCTAGATTATCTAGGTATTCATTCCTTTTGAATTTGAACATAAGCACTATATTGTACGCGTATACAATTTAACAAAACtacaaaataaaaattaataataataaataggtTTCCGTGGCCAATTTTGGATATCAAATTCGTAAGTTTAATTTTAAGTAGAATTAAAATGATTAACTTTTATTCAGGGATGCATTACTTAGCAAACTACAGACATTTGGTAGGAGAGCTCTTGCATCAACTTTCAATGCTCGCCATCTTTGCCCCTCCGATTTGAGCTTTTGATTCCTTTCCGATTGAGTGTAGGTCCACCCGATACCCATCTTTGAAATCTCAAAAGGCTTGTGCCTTTTCGCTGCCCCTCTATCCTCTGAAGTGACTGCCTTAAACTGCTGCATCAATCCCGTGATAATTCGGCTATACGGGATAATGCTCCTCCCCAACTTGTTTCGGCTAATCCAAAGATGGTTCATAATCAAATACCGGATTGGAAACCGAGGGGACCCATTGAGCAACGAATAGAGGACTGGCACTTCCGGGTATCTTACTTGTTCCTTATCTCCTCTTCTTGGATTGACATTTAAAATGCAAATGGTTAGAAGCAATTTGGCTTTAATCTTTAAGTTCTTCCGGTACAAGATACCACTATAAGTACCGAGCAAGAACAAAGCCGCTTACATGTCATTCCAACGTGGGTGCTTCTCCGGTTTGAGCAAAAGATATCAAGACTAGGGATCATGTAATCACGAGCAGGAAGATTGTCGTATTTCCCCAATCACCAAAGCGTATCAAATGACATTTCCACCTTAATCCCATTAACTTCACCCGTCAACTTCATCTGTGATGGCCTATCGTATTTGTTGCACTTGAGGGTTGCCATCCATTCTTGAATTTCGTCCATAAACATATTCTTGCTATCCTTATCGTAACAACTGAGTGCCGCCTCCCATCCTAGAGCGCGGAATTGGGCAAACACCTTAAAAGGCCCAAACTCGATCTCTCGAACTTCCCTCTCGCAGATGAATGCAGCAGCCTTGTTTTTTAACTGATTCATACTGTCATGGAATAGTGTAGGCTGCCACTCATCCGGCTGATCATCTAAAGGACCCGATTCCCACCTTGGCTTTTCAGCCGGGTCCAACCCAATCATCTCTTCCTCCTCACTTCCACTTTCACTAACTCTCCCCAAATATTGCCTTTTCTTTGGTTGTTGTTCCATCTGTTTGCCTTTAGACGAAGAGGATGAACTGGATCCTGCTCTTTCCTTCATTTTTACCATTTTCCTACACACATTACAAAGCAAACAACACAACCAAACATAAAAAGTTAGCCCCTTCTCTCCAAcaaatccccacacttgcttgttactatggttgtagatgttagtgaaccaaaaattttataaattattttCTCAGAAATTGGGCATGGTGCCTCTACAACATAGAGgttcccaaaagttcactactttactaTCAATCCTTCATCTACAACCATAACAATGTTCAAGTAACTATTTTTTTATGATAATAACtaagaacaagcaagtgggtatgAACAAGTAACAAAAATAACCTTCCTTCTCACAATGCATCATCAAAAGTAACAAACAAACATCACATACCTTGATTTGAAGATGCTAGAACACTTGTgaaacaaaaacttcaaaaacccctaaaattttcggaCCTAGGGTTTGGGATTTTGACCAGAAAACGTCATTTTCTCGCAAATCTCTTTTCAAAATTAGCAAGtacgtgaaaaattagtcaagataAACCTAGATTTCACTTGATTTGACAAAAAATTGAAGGAGATATGAAGCTTGGAAGGTTGAAGAAGGTTATGGAGATTTTGTGGGACTAGAGAAAGTGATAGATGTGTTTGTGGTTAGGGAAGAAAGAAGGAAATCATGTGGAGGAGGAGAGTTCACGTGACTGAttgttttttttatgtatatatgatGCCCTACTCGACCCTTCAGTTCGccaggtccaccgtaacttacggtggacacTGTAAATTACAGTGGATGCTGGCACAAAAATTCCACCGTATCATAGTAGCGTTTCACCGTAAAGCACAAAAATTTTCACtttccaccgtaagttacggtgtaCCTAGGCATTCCTGATTCGCTGAAAATTGCAATTTAAAGTGtctttttttagatttttttcatatttttcaatttttttgtgtttttaaactttttcaaaaacatataaaaattaccctaccccctcgaaagtcccgtgttgtcctcaacacaatgttagaaTTATTCGTGACCCgaaaatccccacacttgtttcaaacacggacTTCAAGCAAATACGGTAATTGTGCAaattatacaaaacaaacaaaacaaaatgcTAACTATTTACACTatcaaacctgggcctctcatggttgatCATCGTCTACCGGGCGTAGAATGTAGCCCGCTTtatcaagctccaagttgtttaTGTCGTTCCCCTCCAAGTATGGCTTCAACCGATGGccattcaccgtttgttgtttgttCGTTTGCTCATCTTGGATATCTACATCACCAAACCTCCCAGCTCGTCGAAcgacatacgggcccatccatttgcttttaagcttgcccgcaaacatcttgagtcttgagttatacaaccaaaccttttgacccacttcaaaggttttcttcctcaattttgcATCGTGTACTTTCTTGAGCTTGTCTTTGTAAGCCGATGCACACTCATATGCCTCGTCTCTAAGTTCTTCGATTTCACTCAATTGCAACTTTCTTATCTTTCCCGCTTCATTATAATCTGCATTTACCGTCTTAATTGCCCAATATGCCCGATGCGCTAACTCCATCggcaagtgacaaccctttccgtacaccatccggtaaggtgttgtgccGATTGGAGTTTTGTAGGCCGTTCGGTATACCCACAATGCATCGTCCTACTTGCTCGACCAATCCTTCTTATCCGTTCTAACCGTCTTCATAAGAATTTCATttatttgacggttggacactccAACCtgtccactcgtttgcggatggtaaggtgtggcaatcCGGTGATTCACGCTATATCGCTTCAACAATTTTCCGaaattaaagttcttgaagtGTGATCCTCCATCACTGATAATAACCCTCGGAATATCAAAGCGGGagaagatgttggattgaacgaatttacaaacaaccgagtGGTCATTTGTTCTTGTTGCAATAGCCTCAATCCACTTAGATACGTAATccaccgccaccaaaatgtataaaaaaCCGTTGGAATTTGGAAAGGGACCCATGAAGtcaataccccatacatcaaatacTTCTACAACCAAAATTGGCTGCAATGGTATCTCATCCCTCTTGGAAATGCTTCTCATCCTTTGGCAATTTACACAATTTCTTGCGAACTCACACGCATCCATGAAAatagtgggccaataaaacccacatgagaGAACCCGATAACCTGTTTTATGCCCGCTAAAGTGACCCCCACATGTGTATGAGTGGGCATGAGTCAAAATTTCCAAAACTTCTGTTTCGGGCACACACCTCCGAATAACTTGATCCGGCCCGATCTTGAaaagatccggttcatcccaaatgtattgttTCACTTGGACCATAAATTGTTGTCTTCGCTTCTTGGTCCAATGATTTGGGATGGCACTCGTGGCTAGGTAGTTTACGTAATGAGCATACCACGGTGCGACAAAAGTGGAAACGGATAAGAGTTGCTCATCGGGGAACCTTTCGTTTATTTCACTTACATCGTCAATTCCTTCCACCGGGAtccgagacaagtgatccgcCACTACGTTCTCACTCccctttttgtctcggatttcTAAGTCAAACTCTTGTAACAATAACACCCACCAGATTAATCGAGGCTTGGCATCTTTTTTCTCCGTTAGATACcagaccgcactatgatccgaatatacCACCACTTTGCTCCCCCAAATATACGAatgaaacttatccaaagcatacaccaccgctagtaactccttctcggttgtggtgtaattcagttgcACTTCGGATAAAGTCTTGCTTGCATAATAAATTACCACCGGCTACCTATCAActcgttgacccaaaactgcaccaattgtagggtcgcttgcgtcacacatgaTCTTGaatggctttgaccaatccggtggttgcaagatgGGAGCTTTGACTaaatgttccttcaaaacagtaaatgcttgcaaacattcgtcagtaaaGTCAAATGGAACATCTTTTAACAATAAATTACATAAAGGTTtagtgataacactaaaaccctttATGAAATGTCTATAAAAACCAgcgtgtcccaagaatgaccttacacccttaacatttttaggtggtggcaaagatgatattaccctTATTTTAGCTTTGTCCACCTCCATACCCCTTTCCGATATCACGTGACctaacacaatgccctcttgcaccatgaaatgacttttctcccaactaagcactaaatttttctcaacacatctttttaaaaccTTTTGTAATTCATTGAGACAAGATTCGAAACTAGTGCTGAAAATTGAAAagtcatccataaacacttcGAGTTACTCTCCAACCATATCCGAGAAGATAAtaatcatacatcgttggaaagttgccggtgcattacacaagccaaatggcatttgCCGAAAGGCAAAGGTACTatatggacaagtgaaggtggtcttgtgttggtcatccagGTGTATTGCTATTTGATTATAACCCGAGTACCCGTCCAAAAAGCagtaatatttttgacccgataatttttcaataacttggtcaatgaaaggtagcgggaaatggtccttagaagtggcggcattcaatttacGGTAGTCAATACAAACACGCCATCCGgtgaccggtcgggtggcaacttgttcaccactttcatccttgactacttgaatgccggccttcttaggcacaacttagGTGGGACttacccaagcactatccgaaatcggatagataattcccgcatccaaccatttaattacctctttctttactacctcccttaggttcggattcaatcgcctttAAGCTTCTCGTGTCGGTTTTGCATCCTCGGTGGTAATAATTTTGTGCATGACAattgatggactaattcctttgagatcgacaatcgtccatccaatagctcccTTGTTCTCTTTTAAAACTTCCAACAAAGCTTGTTCTTGCGCCATTTCTAAATTAGAGGCATTAATGACCGGTAATGTGTCGTTATCCCCTAGAAACGCATACTTCAAATGGCTTGGCAAGTCTTTGAGCTCCAACTTCAGTGGCTCTTCTAATGATGGTCTAGTACCCGAATTTATTTCCACCGGCAAGCCTTCGAATTGGTGAGTCCATGGCGGTCGACCTTCCTTCAAAGCCATAGCATCCTGTTTTTCCTCTTCAACCCATAATGCacaagcatgtacctgttcagaaaaatcacacaaacaaacatctatgccatcctcctcatactcatgcgggttgcatccgtcgactaaatctgccatgaaacactcatcaataCCAacagcattagaattgttagtaaaaacatttaaacGCATTTTTCGGTTTCCAAGGGTCATATcgactgtaccaaatctacaatcgatcaCAGCATGCGCGgtgctcaaaaatggccgacccaaaatgacattttgttgttgttttgggtccgcggatgagtagtCCAATACTAAAAAGTCAATCAGGTAATAGAACTCATCAATTTTCACAATCACATTTTGAACCATCCCCCGggtagcttatgagacaaatcggccaaaacaactgTTATCTCCACTcttgctaacggaccaaagtcgtattggtcatataagccccctGGTAAAATGCTCaccccggctccaagatctagtaACGCCTTTGCCATTttaaaattaccaacttgtatatTAATTAATGGCgtacccggatcttggagcttaggaggaagctccccattcaaaACCGCATTTACTTGCCCAGTCAAATCTACCCGCTTAGGCATTTTCTTCTTTTGTTGCCTTTTTTGTGTGCataattcttttaaaaattttgcataAGTGGGTACTTGCTTTATTGCATCAAGTAATGGAAGgtttattttaacttgtttaaacatgtcccacaaTTCTTCTTTTTGGGGACCTCTTGATGCAATAAAGTTTTTCTTACCCGGGTCAAGTAAAGCCGATGGAAACGGGACTTGAGTCGTttcaccttcatctttttcactttTTTCATTTTCACCCAACCCCGGTTTGTTAACATTTGATTCTTTAGGTTTAACCGGTGACACTTCATCATCGTCACTTTCATTACCCGTGACATCTtcaactaccccctcaaccaaACCCGGTGACAAATTTGCTTTAAACTCTTTGCCACTTCTCAACACACTAACATGACTaatattaacattgttacctcgtgacgaaccatgtgaagggtttaccttgGTGTCGCTAGGAAGTTGACCTTTGTTTTTCTTCAACTCCGCCACGTCGGTAGCCAATTGACCTATTTGGGTGgttagtgattggatgctcttgtcacgaacctcatccttttgcTTCCGGACTTCATCAAGTTGATTTCGTTTTTGCATATCTTGTTGCATGGCCCGAAGCATATCCATGACTTCATTCCCGCTTGATGAATTTTGACCCGAACCACTTGGACCCGTTTGTTGAAATTGCCCTTGATAACCATAGTTGTTTCCACCTCTATAATTGCCTTGATTGTATTGTTGGCGAGGTGCAAAGTTACCTTGAGctccttgaaagtttgggttagCTTGGTTCGCCGCGTTCCCATAACGGAAATTAGGATGATTTCGTAATCCGGGGTGGTATGTGTTGGAGTTCATATTGAAATTTCAGCCACCCCCTTGAATTGCATTCACTTCCTCTACTTGCTCATCAACCACCCCTACTACACAAACTTCCGCCGTATGGCCTATTTCATTGCAATTAGTGCACACATTGTACACTTGATCCGTAGTTTGAACATTGCCACTCTCTACTCCATGTACTTGTGGCCTTTGTGTCACATGCCTTGCCCTTCGTGAAGATTGAGCCTTCCTCTTGGAATTCACCGCCATTTGTTCTAAAAATGCCCAATCAACATGTTCATAATTCGTACCGAATGTACCATTAGTGATCGACATTAAATCCCTTGCATCCTCCGAACTCAACCCCTCGTGAAATGCGTTCAACAACTCCCGAAGTTGGATTCCGTGATGAGGGTAATTCCGTAACATCATATTAAACCTTTCGAAGGCTTCATGAAACATCTCCCCCGattgttgttggaagcttctcaaaCCTCTCCTTGCATCATTAGTCTTTTGAGAAGTGTAATATTCATCCAAGAATATTTGTTCCATGTCGGCCCATGTAAAAATGGATGCGGAGGGTAGGGTATGAAACCATCTTTTtgccttatcttccaaagaaaattggaagagAACCAACTTTACATCATCCTAGGAAAACCCTTGACCTCTAATCATGTTGCAAATGGAGTCGTATGTCTCCAAATGAAAATAGGGTTCTTCCGTTGCTAATCCCTTGAACTTTGGTAGACTTTGGAGAGCGGTTGTTCTAACTTCAAAAGTTCTTCCATCCGCATGATGAGGAATCACTACCGGTGAAGGGTTGTTAGTGATAATAGGCCGGAAGTGAGCTTCAATTCCCCGTACTACTTCCAGATGATGTCTTTGAGGGGCACCCAATGGTTGGTTGACCCATTTACCCTTGCATAGGCCCTTGAGGAGCAAACGGTGGTTGATATTGGTATTGATGCATTGGTGGTTGTTGTTGAATCGGCCTTTGAAATTGAGGTTGCGTATTTTGAGGCCGCACTTGATGTAGCGGTGTAGGGCATTGCAATTGTGGCCCTTGCGGTCTAATGTGTTGCACTCCAACCGGTAATCTACCCATGTCTTGAAATTGTTGAATCGATTGACTTTGTTGACCCGCTCCCCCTTGTAGTCCCAAATATCCACCGTCACCCCCATAGGAAAAACCTTCCTCTTCATAACCTCTAAAATCCTATCCATCCCCTTGAATTCCTGAAGATTGCCCAAAGGGAAGAGTTGAATATTGAAAACCCGATTGGTTTTGTGGTCTAAAGGATGAAGTAGCATGAACAATAGTTGAATTGGGTGTTATCGTGTAATTAgaggatgattgacccgtagttgggggaaagaaatgagaaaatggtgggattgtggtagAAGGGTTAAAGGTAATAGTGGGTTCAGCTTGGGTAGTGATCGGTTGCGTGGTATTGGTTGGTGTAACTTCAAGTGGTGGAGTAGGTTCGGTAGTGGTATTAGGTATAGTgatgtttggtgatggttgtgtggCAGTAGGTATGAAtgatgaggtcgtttgacccgttgtggGTGGTACTTGAGATTCTTGCATGATGTTTCGTGGTGTGATGGGTTAAGTGGGTGAACCAACAATTCTGTTTTCTCGTAATAAAACCCTGTTTTGccttagcgttctttcaatttccggatcaaacgatagcggtgatgacttgtgagagcctctagtatgcatacacctgaaagcacctacacactaaacacaaccagcgtaaacccgaaaataacaaac from Helianthus annuus cultivar XRQ/B chromosome 7, HanXRQr2.0-SUNRISE, whole genome shotgun sequence includes the following:
- the LOC110867071 gene encoding uncharacterized protein LOC110867071; this translates as MNSNTYHPGLRNHPNFRYGNAANQANPNFQGAQGNFAPRQQYNQGNYRGGNNYGYQGQFQQTGPSGSGQNSSSGNEVMDMLRAMQQDMQKRNQLDEVRKQKDEVRDKSIQSLTTQIGQLATDVAELKKNKGQLPSDTKVNPSHGSSRGNNVNISHVSVLRSGKEFKANLSPGLVEGVVEDVTGNESDDDEVSPVKPKESNVNKPGLGENEKSEKDEGETTQVPFPSALLDPGKKNFIASRGPQKEELWDMFKQVKINLPLLDAIKQVPTYAKFLKELCTQKRQQKKKMPKRVDLTGQVNAVLNGELPPKLQDPGTPLINIQVGNFKMAKALLDLGAGVSILPGGLYDQYDFGPLARVEITVVLADLSHKLPGGWFKM